A genomic segment from Pleurodeles waltl isolate 20211129_DDA chromosome 9, aPleWal1.hap1.20221129, whole genome shotgun sequence encodes:
- the LOC138260518 gene encoding uncharacterized protein isoform X3 yields the protein MLSSEHQAMEKMQQSTKPVVHMDAFLYEDSLVDQLCEEGTMSRHYCLSCGSRKTAPLEFISHSLSLVELKFLFQHVLPDLTGKMLLDVGSRLGAVLFGGALYSSAARLIGVEMNKEFCELQEKMIHKYHFTDRIQVLHADICTQASLLQDADVIVLHNVFEYFLDEKAQTRAWTCISSHARKKGAFLVTVPALEESLTKFKTGIDLRAWVEEIQLDYNVYLGPDTDNEALESIHVYQVR from the exons ATGCAGCAGAGCACCAAGCCTGTAGTGCACATGGATGCGTTCCTGTATGAGGACAGCTTGGTCGACCAGCTGTGTGAGGAAGGGACGATGAGCCGGCACTACTGTTTGTCCTGTGGTTCTAGGAAGACGGCTCCCTTGG AATTCATCTCCCACTCTCTTTCACTGGTGGAGCTGAAATTTCTTTTCCAGCATGTGCTTCCAGACCTGACCGGCAAGATGCTGCTTGACGTTGGCTCCCGACTCGGTGCTGTCCTTTTTGGG GGAGCCCTGTACAGCTCTGCTGCCCGGCTCATCGGTGTGGAGATGAACAAAGAGTTTTGTGAGCTCCAAGAGAAGATGATCCACAAATACCACTTCACCGACAGGATCCAG GTGCTCCACGCTGATATCTGTACACAGGCGTCCCTTCTTCAGGATGCAGATGTGATTGTGCTGCACAATGTCTTCGAGTATTTCCTGGACGAGAAGGCACAGACCAG GGCCTGGACCTGCATCAGCAGCCATGCACGGAAGAAGGGTGCATTCCTTGTAACAGTGCCGGCCCTGGAGGAGTCTCTCACCAAGTTCAAG ACTGGTATCGACCTGCGAGCCTGGGTGGAAGAGATCCAGCTGGACTACAACGTGTACCTAGGTCCAGACACCGACAACGAAGCCCTGGAGAGCATTCATGTGTACCAGGTCCGGTAG